In Polaribacter sp. L3A8, a genomic segment contains:
- a CDS encoding lipid-binding protein, producing MKNIKLLKITFFLTLILGFTSCDEGGDPDPGATSVVEMAGDWFVQLNGTGSYYHLSTYNTAADNGKEMWIEDLGTFWEFKAKTPVNTNELTFGGSNLASNYEGYEITINITNATISKGTATTSGGNTSDGISLDIEFSDDAGTVYKLVGYKRTGFSEDEH from the coding sequence ATGAAAAATATAAAATTATTAAAAATCACATTTTTCTTAACTTTGATACTAGGATTTACATCTTGTGATGAAGGAGGAGACCCAGACCCAGGAGCTACATCTGTTGTTGAAATGGCTGGAGATTGGTTTGTACAACTTAATGGAACTGGAAGCTATTATCATCTTAGTACTTATAATACTGCTGCTGATAATGGAAAAGAAATGTGGATTGAAGATTTAGGTACATTTTGGGAATTTAAGGCAAAAACTCCTGTAAACACAAATGAATTAACTTTTGGTGGTTCTAATTTAGCTAGTAATTATGAAGGTTATGAAATAACAATAAATATAACTAACGCTACAATAAGCAAAGGAACAGCAACGACCTCTGGTGGTAATACTTCTGATGGAATTTCTTTAGATATAGAATTTTCTGACGATGCTGGAACAGTATACAAACTTGTAGGTTATAAAAGAACAGGGTTCTCTGAAGATGAACATTAA
- a CDS encoding BT_2262 family domain-containing protein: MKKISIYTTILAVALMFNACVENDSANISGITNFAVFTLSGDQEVLLKNGTEYLEPGATAEEAGSAVDVTTTISAGLYRGLPFSKDVSDIYTVSYSAVNQDGFLASAGRTVIIADSGDLVNDLSGLYISSVTRNDDAPDQYQNMKYVMIWKKSDGIYQISDGIGAWYELGRVLGTAYGAPGATIKVNGPNDFSIANKDFDVKTFGGAAEMLEFNVNAAAKTIDFKTDWRDGDFIFEVHLEQVQF, encoded by the coding sequence ATGAAAAAAATATCAATTTATACAACAATATTAGCCGTTGCCTTAATGTTTAATGCCTGCGTTGAGAATGATTCTGCTAACATTTCAGGAATCACAAACTTTGCTGTTTTTACATTATCAGGAGACCAGGAAGTTTTATTAAAAAATGGCACAGAATACTTAGAACCAGGAGCAACAGCTGAAGAGGCCGGTTCAGCCGTGGATGTAACAACAACCATATCAGCTGGACTTTATAGAGGACTACCATTTAGTAAAGATGTTTCAGATATCTATACTGTTTCTTATTCTGCAGTGAATCAAGATGGTTTTTTGGCTTCTGCAGGACGAACTGTGATAATTGCTGATTCTGGAGACCTTGTAAATGATCTTTCGGGTCTATACATCTCATCTGTTACAAGAAACGATGATGCACCTGATCAATATCAAAATATGAAATATGTAATGATTTGGAAAAAATCAGATGGTATCTACCAGATTTCAGACGGTATTGGTGCTTGGTACGAGTTAGGAAGAGTTCTTGGTACTGCTTATGGAGCACCGGGCGCTACAATTAAAGTAAATGGTCCAAATGATTTCTCAATAGCTAATAAAGACTTTGATGTAAAAACATTTGGTGGAGCCGCTGAAATGCTAGAGTTTAATGTTAACGCAGCTGCAAAAACTATTGATTTCAAAACTGACTGGAGAGATGGCGACTTTATTTTTGAAGTACATTTAGAGCAAGTTCAATTTTAA
- a CDS encoding SusD/RagB family nutrient-binding outer membrane lipoprotein codes for MKNIIYSLLSLLIFFSSCDDQLDINRDPDLLSPEGVEFATELPAGIAGIAGAQGAELAIIGGIWSQYFTQSNAANQYRTIDAYQIGSTNFNGPWHNMYDALGDIRNIKRNALAQENWNYFLITTVLESYASQILADWYDQIPYTEANDLNNFTPMFNTGEEVYDLMIEDINTALSKDLTTSIGSLPAKDDFIFAGDMDKWVQFANTLKLKILLRQSKARSSVASEAATLSNFLKEDASMHNFVDLPSNSNPLYESDRRQLNVSTNLRASATMHEYLSNNGDPRLNSFYGAGAPLAQGDYSSTASPVSISVVELAPTTPVYFISEEESLFLQAEANLRYKSEANTKALYDAAVLANFNKWGIDGSSYIATGGVYAYPSTGTLEQKIEAIITQKWISSFPGNGFESFFEHNRTGYPTGFTYSVNGATNNVFPQRLEFPNSEVIRNVNTPEIVKITIPVWWAN; via the coding sequence ATGAAAAATATAATTTATTCTCTATTAAGTTTATTAATCTTTTTCTCATCATGTGATGATCAGTTAGATATAAACAGAGACCCAGATTTACTTTCACCTGAGGGAGTTGAATTTGCAACAGAATTACCTGCAGGTATTGCTGGAATTGCTGGTGCTCAAGGTGCTGAATTAGCGATTATTGGAGGTATATGGTCACAATATTTTACTCAAAGTAATGCTGCAAACCAGTATAGAACAATTGATGCTTACCAAATTGGTTCTACCAATTTCAATGGTCCTTGGCATAATATGTATGATGCATTAGGTGATATTAGAAATATTAAAAGAAATGCTTTAGCTCAAGAAAACTGGAACTACTTTTTAATAACTACAGTTTTAGAATCTTATGCTTCTCAAATTTTAGCAGATTGGTATGATCAAATACCATATACAGAAGCAAATGATTTAAATAACTTTACGCCAATGTTTAATACTGGTGAAGAAGTGTATGATTTAATGATTGAAGATATAAATACTGCTTTATCTAAAGATCTAACTACATCAATAGGAAGCTTACCTGCAAAAGATGATTTTATTTTTGCTGGTGATATGGATAAGTGGGTTCAATTTGCAAACACTTTAAAACTAAAGATACTTCTTAGACAAAGTAAAGCTAGGTCAAGTGTTGCTTCAGAAGCTGCAACTTTGTCTAATTTTCTTAAAGAAGATGCTTCTATGCATAATTTCGTAGATTTACCATCTAACAGTAACCCTTTATATGAGTCAGATAGAAGACAGTTAAATGTTTCAACAAATCTAAGAGCAAGTGCAACAATGCATGAATACCTTTCAAATAACGGAGATCCAAGATTGAATTCATTTTATGGAGCTGGTGCTCCTTTAGCACAAGGAGATTATAGTAGTACAGCTTCACCTGTTAGTATCTCTGTTGTAGAATTAGCACCTACAACACCTGTGTATTTTATTAGTGAGGAAGAAAGTTTATTTTTACAAGCAGAAGCTAATTTAAGATACAAATCAGAGGCAAACACAAAAGCATTATACGATGCTGCTGTACTAGCCAATTTTAATAAATGGGGAATAGATGGTTCTTCTTATATTGCTACTGGAGGAGTTTATGCATACCCTTCAACAGGTACACTTGAACAAAAAATAGAAGCAATTATAACGCAAAAATGGATATCTTCATTTCCTGGTAATGGATTTGAGTCATTTTTTGAACACAACAGAACTGGATACCCAACAGGTTTTACTTATTCTGTAAATGGTGCAACAAATAATGTATTTCCTCAACGTTTAGAATTTCCAAATTCTGAAGTTATAAGAAATGTAAATACTCCAGAAATAGTTAAAATTACAATACCAGTTTGGTGGGCTAATTAA
- a CDS encoding SusC/RagA family TonB-linked outer membrane protein, translating to MKTKFKGFLTLLLAFLMQISFAQEKKVSGTVSDSSGTLPGVSVAIKGTKNGTQTDFNGKFSISVKQGDVLSFSYIGYKTITKSVNSSSTINIILEEDESVLDEIVVTAFGQKRQKRSTGYAATIISAEELTKVTTNNPFESLSGKIAGVDITSPSQPGSSTKVIIRGFSTIKGSNAPLYIVDGSPINNSANGSTSTDRSFDGGTGINDIDPNNIASINVLKGSSATALYGSRGSTGVILITTKRGKTNSKVKVDINSSMEFAEVSRIPHLQDSFGQGWNGSNASGLPTGGSGASNENGSWGPAYDNKVRVWGQIVNNSQQLKPYSALPNNVKDVYNIGETYTNSIRVSGGGANSDFSLGFTDTDSDGVIPTDADSYKRKALSFNGGVGNEKFKIRTTINFIKKAQNATNTGQGDDAGQGKIFMQELLQVPRDISIVDMEDQSNIFNTNDWFYTPYAQNPYWSLNENSTKIKSNRVFGNVNLSYKLAPKLTATWQMSMDLTNQKVKSNGAVVKYSDGSAQDLLAVNEVVGGVSESQVERIEYDTYGVINYDNDINDDLNIAATLGATFNQRSTDYLGASISILDIPNYYELSNSAVPPVITQNNTLRRTYGVFASATASYKNRLFLTATARNDWSSTLPVENNSYFYPSVSLSGIVMDDTESFLKLRGGFAQVANDTDPYNTESTLVKANAGAYFGNITFPIDGVNSFELAGQLGNNSLLPEITTEYEVGLEGRFFNNRITVDAAYYDKQTKDLLIDRLLPRSTGYSQVTGNFADVSNKGIELLLSGYPVKTEDFSWEMTYTFTKNKNKVTDLKGSDRLAINSAFGTTFNAEIGRPLGVFRFAGAATTDSGQTIVNPSTGFAVLGTEEQELGTSQRDFVMGLQNSFKYKNFTLSFSLDYKQGGVMYSYTNRLLNFTGSAISTTYNDRNPFIIPNSVNDNGDGTYSENSTPVSFGGVTDYFGTGSNPAGETNHTIDKTFGRLRDLSLSYNFPNSVIDAIGVSRLSVTFYGKNLALWTPDDNPYVDPEVSTYGSDLRSEFGEFAGNPAQRAYGMSLKVSF from the coding sequence ATGAAAACAAAGTTTAAAGGATTTTTAACGCTACTATTAGCGTTTCTGATGCAAATATCTTTTGCACAAGAAAAAAAAGTTTCTGGGACGGTGTCAGATTCATCTGGTACACTACCTGGAGTAAGTGTAGCTATTAAAGGCACGAAAAATGGAACTCAAACTGATTTTAATGGAAAGTTCTCTATTAGTGTAAAACAAGGCGATGTCTTAAGTTTTAGCTATATAGGTTACAAAACAATAACTAAATCAGTTAATTCATCAAGTACTATTAACATAATACTTGAAGAAGACGAAAGTGTTTTAGACGAGATTGTTGTTACAGCTTTTGGTCAAAAACGACAAAAAAGATCTACGGGTTATGCAGCTACAATTATTAGCGCTGAAGAATTAACTAAAGTAACAACAAACAACCCTTTTGAATCTTTATCTGGAAAAATAGCAGGTGTTGATATTACTTCTCCATCACAACCTGGTTCTTCTACAAAAGTGATAATTCGTGGTTTTAGTACTATTAAAGGTTCAAATGCGCCTTTGTATATTGTTGATGGTTCTCCTATCAATAACTCTGCCAATGGTTCTACTTCTACAGATAGATCTTTTGACGGTGGTACAGGTATAAATGATATAGACCCAAATAACATCGCGTCAATAAACGTTTTAAAAGGATCTTCTGCTACTGCTCTTTATGGATCTAGAGGTTCTACAGGTGTAATTCTTATTACTACAAAAAGAGGTAAAACAAATTCAAAAGTAAAAGTTGACATCAATAGTTCTATGGAATTTGCTGAGGTTTCAAGAATCCCGCATTTACAGGATTCTTTTGGTCAAGGTTGGAATGGCTCTAATGCATCAGGATTACCGACAGGTGGAAGTGGTGCTTCTAATGAAAATGGGTCTTGGGGACCTGCCTATGATAACAAAGTAAGAGTTTGGGGGCAAATTGTAAATAATTCTCAACAATTAAAACCTTATTCTGCTTTACCTAATAATGTAAAAGATGTTTACAATATTGGAGAAACATATACTAACTCTATTCGTGTTAGCGGTGGTGGAGCAAATTCAGATTTTTCTTTAGGCTTTACAGATACAGATAGTGATGGGGTAATACCTACTGACGCAGACTCATACAAAAGAAAAGCATTGAGTTTTAATGGAGGTGTAGGAAACGAGAAATTTAAAATCCGTACTACTATTAACTTTATAAAAAAAGCACAAAATGCTACAAATACAGGGCAGGGAGATGACGCTGGTCAAGGAAAAATATTTATGCAAGAATTACTTCAGGTACCAAGAGATATAAGTATCGTTGATATGGAAGATCAAAGTAATATTTTTAACACAAATGATTGGTTTTATACTCCGTATGCACAAAATCCCTATTGGTCTTTAAATGAAAATTCAACAAAGATAAAAAGTAACAGGGTTTTTGGTAATGTAAATCTTTCATATAAATTAGCACCAAAATTAACTGCTACCTGGCAAATGAGTATGGATTTAACAAATCAAAAAGTAAAAAGCAATGGTGCAGTGGTAAAATATTCTGATGGGTCTGCTCAGGATCTTTTAGCTGTAAATGAAGTTGTTGGTGGTGTTTCTGAATCTCAAGTAGAGAGAATTGAATACGATACTTATGGAGTTATTAATTATGATAATGATATAAACGACGATTTAAATATTGCCGCTACACTTGGTGCTACTTTTAATCAAAGATCAACTGATTACCTTGGAGCATCAATTTCAATATTAGATATTCCAAATTATTATGAATTAAGTAATAGCGCTGTTCCTCCAGTAATTACTCAAAACAATACATTACGAAGAACTTATGGAGTTTTTGCATCTGCAACTGCATCCTATAAAAATCGTTTATTTTTAACTGCAACAGCAAGAAACGATTGGTCATCTACTCTTCCTGTAGAGAACAACTCATATTTTTACCCATCGGTTTCTTTAAGTGGTATTGTTATGGATGATACTGAATCTTTTCTAAAATTAAGAGGAGGTTTTGCGCAAGTTGCTAATGACACAGACCCATACAATACAGAATCAACTTTGGTGAAAGCTAATGCTGGTGCTTATTTTGGTAATATTACATTTCCAATAGATGGTGTAAATTCATTCGAATTAGCAGGGCAATTAGGTAACAACTCTCTTTTACCAGAAATAACAACTGAATATGAAGTTGGGTTAGAAGGAAGGTTCTTTAATAATAGAATAACAGTAGATGCAGCTTACTATGACAAACAAACAAAAGACTTGTTAATTGATAGATTATTACCTAGATCTACAGGTTATTCACAAGTAACTGGTAATTTTGCTGATGTATCAAACAAAGGTATAGAATTATTATTAAGTGGTTACCCTGTAAAAACAGAAGACTTTAGTTGGGAAATGACTTATACTTTTACAAAAAACAAAAACAAAGTTACAGATTTAAAAGGATCTGATAGATTAGCCATTAACAGTGCTTTTGGTACAACTTTTAATGCAGAAATAGGTAGACCACTGGGTGTATTTAGATTTGCAGGAGCTGCAACAACAGATTCAGGTCAAACTATAGTAAACCCTAGTACTGGATTTGCAGTTTTAGGAACTGAAGAACAAGAACTTGGAACATCTCAAAGAGACTTTGTAATGGGGTTACAAAACAGCTTTAAATACAAAAACTTTACGTTGTCTTTTAGTCTAGACTATAAACAAGGTGGTGTAATGTATTCTTATACAAATAGACTTCTTAACTTTACAGGAAGTGCAATTTCTACAACTTACAACGATCGTAATCCTTTTATTATACCAAACTCAGTTAATGATAATGGTGACGGAACTTATTCAGAAAACTCTACACCAGTAAGTTTTGGAGGAGTTACAGATTATTTTGGTACTGGAAGTAATCCTGCTGGAGAAACAAATCATACTATTGATAAAACCTTTGGTAGATTAAGAGATCTTTCTTTATCTTATAATTTCCCTAACTCTGTAATAGATGCAATTGGTGTATCAAGATTATCTGTAACATTCTACGGAAAAAATCTTGCCCTTTGGACACCAGACGACAATCCTTATGTTGACCCTGAAGTATCAACATATGGTAGTGATTTAAGGAGTGAATTCGGTGAGTTTGCAGGAAACCCTGCACAAAGAGCTTATGGTATGAGTCTTAAAGTATCTTTTTAA
- a CDS encoding ShlB/FhaC/HecB family hemolysin secretion/activation protein, with amino-acid sequence MNKKKNLYLIILFILFSFKGIYAQGFTLKITSKDKLEIIALEKIDYQKKHKKIKTLNLEIDRVSEYLKKSGYFTNTIDSIVNLKKDYIVFYNLNNKIDVAVIKLNSVSKIYFEKSNLKGNTISIPIEKLSTSLLKISKTLDDEGKSFSKVQLQNIVIKDKTLFADLNINPSNKRIINQVKVKGYENFPKSYLKNYFNLKQNTLFNQQKIKDISIATKGIPFVSEIKPTEVLFTKDSTLLYMYLKKQVNNSFDGIVSFASKDNGDVLFNGNIDLKLNNILNSGERFGLYWNSIGEERQELKLSTEIPYIFNLKFSPELSFLIYKQDSSFLSSKFDTKISYHINNKIKLALTYNSETSEKLVENLTNNIESYDNYFLGLQLKYSIPKNDVFFNNKFYLEINPSFGQRKVSEKSNNQFKFESTISYLWDLNLRTSIYIKNKIGYLNSNFYINNELFRIGGANSIRGFNEQSILTKNYTFFNIEYRYLTSEKSYLYTLLDIGKININSKNENLLGLGLGYLFNTNTSQINLSLAVGKINKQNIDFKSVKLIINWKNYF; translated from the coding sequence TTGAACAAAAAAAAGAATCTTTACTTAATAATTCTATTTATCTTATTTTCTTTTAAAGGAATATATGCACAAGGTTTCACTTTAAAAATTACGTCTAAAGATAAATTAGAAATAATTGCTTTAGAAAAAATAGATTATCAGAAGAAACACAAAAAAATCAAAACTCTAAATTTAGAAATCGATAGAGTTTCTGAGTACTTGAAAAAATCTGGTTATTTTACAAATACAATTGATAGTATTGTCAATTTAAAAAAAGATTACATTGTTTTTTATAATTTAAACAACAAAATAGATGTGGCAGTAATTAAATTAAACTCCGTTTCTAAAATTTATTTCGAAAAGTCAAATTTAAAAGGGAATACTATTTCTATCCCTATTGAAAAACTATCTACTAGTTTATTAAAAATTTCTAAAACATTAGATGATGAAGGTAAATCATTTTCTAAAGTTCAGCTTCAAAATATAGTAATTAAAGACAAAACTTTATTTGCTGATTTAAATATCAATCCTTCTAACAAAAGAATCATCAATCAAGTAAAAGTAAAAGGTTATGAAAATTTCCCTAAATCATATTTAAAAAATTATTTTAATTTAAAACAAAACACTCTTTTTAACCAACAAAAAATTAAAGACATATCTATAGCAACCAAAGGCATACCATTTGTATCAGAAATAAAACCTACTGAAGTTTTATTCACAAAAGACTCCACCTTATTATATATGTATTTAAAAAAACAAGTAAATAATAGTTTTGACGGGATTGTGAGTTTTGCATCTAAAGATAACGGAGATGTTTTATTTAATGGAAATATAGATCTAAAATTAAACAACATACTTAATAGCGGTGAAAGATTTGGTCTTTATTGGAACAGCATAGGAGAAGAAAGACAAGAATTAAAATTATCTACAGAAATACCATATATATTCAATTTAAAATTTAGCCCAGAACTATCTTTCCTTATATACAAACAAGATTCTAGTTTCTTAAGCTCAAAATTTGACACAAAAATTTCTTATCACATTAACAATAAAATAAAACTAGCCTTAACTTATAATTCTGAAACCTCAGAAAAACTAGTAGAGAATTTAACCAATAATATTGAAAGTTATGACAATTATTTTTTAGGATTACAACTAAAATATAGTATTCCTAAAAACGATGTTTTTTTTAACAATAAATTTTATTTAGAAATTAACCCAAGTTTTGGTCAAAGGAAGGTAAGTGAAAAATCTAACAATCAATTTAAATTTGAATCTACAATTTCATATCTATGGGATTTAAATTTACGAACCAGCATTTACATCAAAAATAAAATTGGATACCTAAATTCTAACTTCTATATAAATAATGAACTTTTTAGAATTGGAGGCGCAAATAGTATCAGAGGATTTAACGAACAAAGCATACTTACAAAAAACTATACTTTCTTTAATATAGAATATCGATATTTAACTTCAGAGAAATCATATTTATACACTTTGCTAGATATAGGAAAAATAAATATAAACTCAAAAAATGAAAATCTTTTGGGTCTAGGGCTAGGTTATTTATTCAACACAAATACTTCACAAATTAACCTTAGCCTTGCTGTAGGCAAAATAAACAAACAAAACATTGATTTTAAAAGCGTTAAACTGATAATCAACTGGAAAAACTACTTTTAA
- the rpsL gene encoding 30S ribosomal protein S12, translating into MPTIQQLVRKGRTKITKKSKSAALSSCPQRRGVCTRVYTTTPKKPNSAMRKVARVRLTNGNEINAYIPGEGHNLQEHSIVLVRGGRVKDLPGVKYHVVRGALDTAGVEGRTQRRSKYGAKRPKK; encoded by the coding sequence ATGCCAACTATTCAACAATTAGTTCGTAAAGGAAGAACCAAAATAACTAAGAAGAGTAAATCGGCTGCTTTGTCGTCTTGTCCTCAAAGACGTGGAGTTTGTACTCGTGTTTATACTACAACACCAAAGAAACCTAATTCAGCAATGCGTAAAGTTGCCAGAGTTAGATTGACAAATGGTAATGAGATAAACGCATACATTCCAGGTGAAGGACATAACTTACAGGAGCACTCGATAGTATTAGTTAGAGGTGGAAGGGTAAAAGATTTACCAGGTGTTAAATATCACGTAGTACGTGGTGCATTAGATACAGCAGGTGTTGAGGGGAGAACCCAGAGACGTTCAAAGTATGGTGCAAAACGCCCAAAGAAGTAA
- the rpsG gene encoding 30S ribosomal protein S7 — protein MRKRAAKKRVLLPDPKFNDQLVTRFVNNLMWSGKKSVAFKVFYDALELVEERKGEDEEKSALEIWKDGLSNVMPHVEVRSRRVGGATFQIPMQIRPDRKVSMAIKWMILYTRKRNEKTMAQRLAAEILAAAKEEGAAVKKRTDTHKMAEANKAFSHFRF, from the coding sequence ATGAGAAAAAGAGCAGCAAAAAAAAGAGTCTTATTACCGGATCCAAAATTTAACGATCAGTTAGTAACGCGTTTTGTGAATAACTTAATGTGGAGCGGTAAGAAGTCTGTAGCGTTTAAAGTGTTCTATGACGCTTTAGAGTTAGTAGAAGAAAGAAAAGGAGAAGACGAAGAGAAATCGGCTTTAGAGATTTGGAAAGATGGTTTGTCAAATGTAATGCCTCACGTAGAAGTAAGATCTCGTCGTGTTGGTGGTGCAACATTCCAAATACCAATGCAAATTAGACCAGACCGTAAGGTGTCTATGGCTATTAAATGGATGATTTTGTATACTCGTAAGAGAAACGAAAAAACTATGGCACAGCGTTTAGCTGCTGAGATTTTAGCTGCGGCTAAAGAAGAAGGAGCTGCAGTTAAAAAACGTACTGACACACATAAGATGGCAGAAGCAAATAAAGCATTCTCACACTTCAGATTTTAA
- the fusA gene encoding elongation factor G: MARDLKYTRNIGIAAHIDAGKTTTTERVLFYTGVSHKIGEVHDGAATMDWMEQEQERGITITSAATTCTWQFPKENAEVLPETKDYHFNIIDTPGHVDFTVEVNRSLRVLDGLVFLFSAVDGVEPQSETNWRLADNYKVPRIGFVNKMDRQGSDFMMVCGQVKTMLGSNAVPIVLNIGDEENFKGIVDLVKNRAIIWHEEGMGATFDVVDIPEDLKEEAKLLRANLIEEVASYDENLLEKFMEDENSITEDEVHAALRAAVMDMAIIPMICGSAFKNKGVQFLLDAVCRYLPSPMDKEGIVGINPDTEEKELRKPNVDEPFAALAFKIATDPFVGRLAFFRAYSGRLDAGSYVLNNRSGKKERISRIYQMHANKQNAIDYIEAGDIGAAVGFKSIKTGDTLTAEKFPLVLESMDFPDPVIGIAVEPKTKADVDKLGIGLAKLAEEDPTFTVRSDEASGQTIISGMGELHLDVLVDRLKREFKVEVNQGQPQVEYKEAITAVTDHREVYKKQSGGRGKFADIAFTIGPADEGVQGLQFDSVIKGGNVPREFVPSVEKGFREAMKNGPLAGYEMDSMKVTLRDGSFHAVDSDALSFELAARMGYKASAKSAKAKIMEPLMKVEVLTPEANMGDIVGDLNRRRGQVNDMSDRAGSKVVKAIVPLSEMFGYVTALRTMSSGRATSTMEFSHYAETPSNVSEEVIAKSKG; encoded by the coding sequence ATGGCTAGAGATTTAAAATATACAAGAAATATTGGTATTGCAGCGCATATTGATGCTGGTAAAACCACAACTACTGAACGTGTATTGTTTTATACAGGTGTTTCTCACAAGATTGGTGAGGTGCATGATGGAGCAGCTACGATGGACTGGATGGAGCAAGAGCAAGAAAGAGGTATTACAATTACTTCTGCTGCAACTACTTGTACTTGGCAATTTCCAAAAGAAAATGCTGAAGTTCTTCCAGAGACTAAAGATTACCATTTTAATATTATTGATACTCCAGGTCACGTTGATTTTACTGTAGAAGTAAATAGATCATTACGTGTTTTGGATGGTTTAGTTTTCTTATTTTCTGCAGTTGATGGTGTTGAGCCTCAATCGGAAACTAACTGGAGACTTGCTGATAACTATAAAGTGCCTCGTATCGGATTTGTTAATAAAATGGACCGTCAAGGATCTGATTTTATGATGGTTTGTGGTCAGGTAAAAACAATGTTAGGTTCTAATGCAGTGCCAATTGTTTTAAATATTGGTGATGAAGAGAACTTTAAAGGTATTGTAGATCTAGTTAAAAATAGAGCTATTATATGGCATGAAGAAGGAATGGGAGCAACATTTGATGTTGTTGATATTCCTGAAGATTTAAAAGAAGAAGCTAAATTATTACGTGCTAATCTTATTGAAGAAGTAGCAAGTTATGATGAGAATCTTTTAGAGAAATTTATGGAAGATGAGAATTCTATTACAGAAGATGAAGTGCATGCTGCACTTAGAGCTGCTGTTATGGATATGGCTATCATTCCTATGATTTGTGGTTCTGCGTTTAAAAACAAAGGTGTTCAGTTTCTTTTAGATGCTGTATGTCGTTACTTGCCTTCTCCGATGGATAAGGAAGGTATTGTTGGAATAAATCCAGATACTGAAGAAAAAGAATTACGTAAGCCAAATGTAGATGAACCTTTTGCTGCTTTAGCATTTAAAATTGCTACGGACCCTTTTGTTGGTCGTTTAGCATTTTTTAGAGCATATTCTGGTCGTTTAGATGCAGGTTCTTATGTTTTAAATAACCGTTCAGGTAAAAAGGAACGTATTTCTCGTATTTATCAAATGCATGCGAATAAGCAAAATGCAATTGATTATATTGAAGCTGGAGATATTGGTGCTGCTGTAGGTTTTAAATCTATTAAAACAGGAGATACTTTAACTGCTGAAAAATTCCCTCTTGTATTAGAGTCTATGGATTTTCCAGACCCAGTAATTGGTATAGCTGTAGAGCCTAAAACAAAAGCAGATGTAGATAAATTAGGTATCGGACTTGCTAAGTTAGCAGAAGAAGATCCTACTTTTACAGTGCGTTCAGATGAAGCTTCAGGACAGACTATTATTTCTGGAATGGGAGAGTTACATTTAGATGTACTTGTAGATCGTTTAAAACGTGAGTTTAAGGTTGAAGTTAATCAAGGACAACCTCAGGTAGAATATAAAGAAGCAATCACTGCTGTAACTGATCATAGAGAAGTTTATAAAAAGCAATCTGGTGGTCGTGGTAAATTTGCTGATATTGCATTTACTATTGGACCAGCTGATGAAGGTGTTCAAGGTTTACAATTCGATTCTGTAATTAAAGGTGGTAATGTTCCTAGAGAATTTGTTCCTTCTGTAGAGAAAGGTTTCAGAGAAGCTATGAAGAATGGTCCTTTAGCAGGTTACGAAATGGATTCAATGAAAGTTACTTTAAGAGATGGATCTTTCCACGCAGTGGATTCTGATGCATTATCTTTTGAGTTAGCTGCAAGAATGGGGTATAAAGCTTCTGCAAAATCTGCAAAAGCAAAAATCATGGAACCTTTAATGAAGGTTGAAGTGTTAACTCCTGAAGCTAACATGGGTGATATCGTTGGAGATTTAAATAGAAGAAGAGGTCAGGTTAATGACATGAGTGATCGTGCTGGATCTAAAGTTGTAAAAGCAATTGTTCCTTTATCTGAGATGTTTGGATATGTAACAGCTTTAAGAACGATGTCTTCTGGTAGAGCAACTTCTACTATGGAATTTTCACACTATGCAGAAACTCCTTCAAATGTATCTGAAGAAGTAATCGCAAAATCAAAAGGATAA
- the rpsJ gene encoding 30S ribosomal protein S10 has translation MSQKIRIKLKSYDYNLVDKSAEKIVKTVKSTGAVVNGPIPLPTHKKIFTVLRSPHVNKKSREQFQLASYKRLLDIYSSSSKTIDALMKLELPSGVEVEIKV, from the coding sequence ATGAGTCAAAAAATTAGAATTAAATTAAAGTCTTACGATTACAATTTAGTAGATAAATCTGCTGAAAAAATCGTAAAGACGGTAAAAAGTACTGGAGCTGTAGTAAACGGACCAATACCATTACCAACACATAAAAAGATTTTTACTGTATTACGTTCTCCACACGTAAACAAAAAATCTAGAGAGCAATTTCAATTAGCTTCATACAAAAGATTGTTAGATATCTATAGTTCTTCTTCGAAAACTATTGATGCTTTAATGAAACTTGAGTTGCCAAGCGGTGTAGAAGTTGAGATCAAAGTATAA